TTCGACCCGATCGGGCTGCTAGGATTCTTTAATATACGCGCTAAGATCATCCTTCAGAACATATGGCGATCCAATATCGGATGGGATGACGACCTCACCAACGAAGACGAAGccgattggcaacactggcttgatctagtttcaaatttgaatgccgtCCGCATTCCGCGGTGCATGAAGTGGGTGAGCCGAACTCAGGCTGTGCAGATGCATACATTCGTTGATGCCAGTATGAATGCTTACGCCGCAGTTGTATTTTTGCGGGCTGAACTTGATGGCCAATTACATTACAGTGTGGTCGCCAAGAAACCGACAGTGGCACCCCTAAAGCCCGTGTCCATACCTCGAATGGAACTGATGGCCGCGGTCTTAGGTCTGAGACTGGCCAAATGTATCCAAAAGGAAATGTCGGTACGCATACATAGACGAACATTCTGGACAGATTCAAAGGATGTGCTCTACTGGATCGGTTCCGATGCTCGAAAGTTCCAGTAATTCGTAGCGCTTCGGATATGAGAGATTTTAGAAGAATCAGATGTGGACAGCTGGCGATCGGTACCATCGGCTCAAAACGTGGCAGACGATGGTACGAAATGGACTAAAACGCCATGCCACAATCGGAAATAGGCCCTGCATTAAACATGTTGTACCATGCTGAAGAACAACCCAATCACACGTCGTTCTGGAGATGTATTCTGCCGGATCTGCAGCGTTTCAGCAAGCTAGAAAAATTGGGAGCCGTACAGCTATGCGTAGTAGATTTCCTACGGAATATTACTAAGAAGGTCAGATTGGACGGAGGACTGGATCTACTGAAGACGCTGCTCCTTAAAAGAAGCAATGAAATGTATATGATTTTTATCCGGATTTGTCAAGAAGAGGAGTTTTATAGTGAGATCACCTGCTTAAGGTCGGGGCGCCCCTTAACCGATCGCAAAAGCTTGCTGTTTGAGTGCTCCTCTTATGTGGAAGACTCGGGCATTCTACGTATTCGTATACGTAAGGACGGATAGACAATATAGAAGGAGTCGAAGTCTGCGTAAAACGCCCGATTATTCTGCCAAAACGACATCAATTGACATATCTGCTGGTTGAGTTAAAACACCGCAGATATCATCACCTACACAACGAAATCATCGTAAATGAACTGCGGCAGCGGTACTGGGCTTGCGGCTTACGAGCTTTGGTGAGAGAAGTTTCCAATACCTGCCCAGCGTGCCGCATACGATGCGCCCGCCCAAAGCCGCCAGGGATGGGCGACCTGCCAATCGAACGATTATCGCCCTATACTCTTTCGTTCACATATACTGGAGTAAATTACTACGGCCCCTACGACATTGTCGTTGGACGGCGCCGTTAACCTAGATACAGCTACGTCGCTCTCAACTGACTCATACTTATGCGTTCTAAAGTAGTTCGTGGCCAGACGCGGCTGCCCCCGCCGCATGCTGTCGGACAATGGCACAAATTTCAGAGGCGCTAGCAGAGTATTAAAAGATGAAATTGAACGTATATCGCCGGCTCTGATCGAGCGACAATCCTAATAAgctcggaccactatatcatatatctgccataggaacaatcggtcgaaaactaggtttttggtTAAAAACCTTTcttgtttattaaaatatcttgCCGAACTTGGCATTAACGATTAAAATTATTGTGCTGCTGTCACACAGTGCCGAACTGAATTATTTATCCCGATATTGGAGCTTAAAATTGTTATAGTAATTAGTGCGTGAAAAGTGTATGTAAGTATTTATAAGCATATTGGTATAAGTGATATGCAAAAGCGCAGCTGGTTGCTGGTGCTACTCGTCTTAAGGGGCAACAACTCGGagtaattgaaattgaattgcttGGTGGAGGTGCTAACTAGACGAGACGAAACGACCAGGATGGTGCTTGTGCTGAACGGTGTTCTCCAGGATGACTGCCCGATGGATACAAACAGCCTGTTCCTGCAGCATCCTGTCTATAGAGACTATGCACTGCAGCTGCATTCCATACAGGCCAAGTTTGTCGGCCCATTGGGTCTCCTCTATGTGGGATAGCGTGAGCTGGCTGTCGCCGCACCGCACGACAAGAACATCCACATCATTGGGGCCGACGATGCCACCACctgtattattgttgttgtgtggcATTCAGGCTCTGGTGTTGTGGCAGTGGCGCATTTTCATGGCAGCGGGGTGGATGAAGCCGTTTGCACAATGGTGTCGCATATGCGGAAGGACGCATTGAGCTGCAGCTGATTGGTGGCTATCGAGACTCGCAAGGGTATGGCGAGGATGTCTTCTATAGCATTATGCAATCATTCCATAATCATCACATTGAAATCGATTTAACGCAGGCTTGCGTGGTCGAGCTGAACACAATGCTGCGCGGCGAGATCAATTACCCCATCATCTATGGTGTGGGCGGTGCTGGACCTTTATGACTCAACGCTGGGCATGCTGCGCATCGGACCCCTCAATTATGATCTAATGCGTGGCGCCGACCTGTGGCTGTCGCAAACAGATGAGTTTCTTCTGCAAAATTTGTCCTACAGTCCGACGTGGAGCCGCCGCTCTTTACGCCACAGATGCACCATTCGCCACAGATGCACAGATGCACCATACAGAAGAACCAGTTTACCGCTGCCACTGTTTTCAGGGATAATCGACCCCGTTGTTATAGACGCGATGATGCCACGGGCTGCTAGGTTTTGGTTAGATATTGAATCTTAATTTAGTTCTTAGTTGTTACGCAACATCAATCGGTGCATGTGACATTTTCGTCATTTCGTACTACACCACCCGATTCCCAATTCTTgattcgtgtgtgtgtttatactTTAACTACctgcatatacaaatatatatataattaagttttacacgttaagttactataaaaaaatatatttcaatatattattttcacttaacggctacttttgttgagtacattcagatttgcttcccgaatatgcactgatttatctaactgtttcggtcgcttagcaaacttcgcttaatatgattacaagcCCGGATCAGTTCATCTACCTGTTCGACAATCACCCTCCGCATGGCCGGCTTCTTCAGATAATACCACTGTATTAATGGCTTGTCGTCCTTTAGCCGGATCCTGTGAAGCCCCTCGAAGAGTGCCAGTTCTGTCTCCAGGAACTCCCTAAGTTAATACACGAAAACGTTAGAACCGCTATCCTATGGTGTCCCATCTGACGTGGCTGGCCGACCGCGCCAAAAGTCAGACCCTGATCTTAGGAGCTCGCCGAGCAACCACGACCAACTTTCGTATGGAGCGGAAATCGATCGGGTATATTACCGTCCCCTACGCTCCCCAACCGTGTTCTCGGTCAGAGGTTATGCCTTTCACAAATGTCCCGGAAcaagttcggaagtggggCATGAGATCCGACCCCCTCGGGTTCTTTGTGGACCTAGAGGAACGAGCCATTACGTATGGTATCGCCCTCGATAGATTGCCCCGGGTAATGGACGAAGTGTTCTACGACAGGGCCGCTCGGTGGCTCTTAAGCAGTGGGCTTAGCGATGTGCCATGGTCGGTGTTCAGGAGGGGTTTCTTGGACTTCTTTCTGCCCCCAAGCTACTTCAAAACGCTTGCGTCGTGCGTGCATCGGCGAGATTTTTCCATGCTGGCACAGCTGACACAGCTGGCAGTCGAGTACGAGACGGTGATGAGACAGAGAGTGGAATACTCGAGAAGCAGGGCAGGCAGTCAGGCGGTCACGAGTTCAAGTTGCACGAAGTGGGAAAGGACGGTACAACCCCCGGGGGGACACTTTAACCTATTCCGGTCTACTCCCATCGGATCCGGAGCGATCGCTGCGGATGGACAAGTCTCCGCCCACCAAATGAAACGGGTATGATCCGCGACGAGCATGTCGCAGGGGCGCACAGGAGGGGCACTTTGCCAGGGAGTGTCCCAATGCCCGTTTagttttgttgggtatgtggacACCGGGGCAGAAGTAGCCAGGATTGTTGTCGCCACACGGAGGCGGGAAACGGGCTACTGCGTTGCGCAGGTCAGGGTCGGGTCGACGTCGACACACACGGAACCCGGTAGTAGTACAGCCGCTTAAGATGGAGGGTAGCTGGATAGTCACCACGGTGGAGATTTTTGGGCGGGCGATGCCTTGGTACTATCGACACAGTGGCCACTCGCAGCTTCATAAGTGAAGACTGCGTACGCAATTGGGCGATTCGTGGGAAAGTGGAGAGTGTACCAGCGCGCATTCGTCTGGCAGATGGGTCCACGCTCGAGGTACGTAAGGCATTGAGGATAGACGTCGGCCTAGCGGGGAAGGTGGTCAGCATGTTAATGCTTATCATGTCCGCAATGCTGGACCACCTAATCCTGGGGATTGACTCGTTGGGTGCGATGGGCACCACGATACGCTGCGGCAAGGCGGAGCTGGTCCTAGATGCGGAGACTTCTCCGGCCGCGGGGCCTGGAACCAGGGAAGAGCCGAAAGAAGGCCTCTTGCACCAAATAGCGGGAATGCCTGCTGGACTTCTTGGGTGCGATAGGCTCTACGATACTCTGCGACAAAGCGGAGCTGGTCCTTAATGCGGAGACGTATCCGGCCGCGGGGCCTGGAACCAAGGAAGAGACGAAAGAAGGCCTCGCGCACCAAGTAGCGGGAATGCCTGCTCGGCAACCAATGGCGGAAGAGACGAAGAAGGAACCGAAGGAATGCCTCccggggagcacctgctcgacAACAGAGAGAGGATACCAAGAAGGAAGGAAGAAGGAAGGCCTCCTAGGTGATGAAAACGGAGCACCTGTTCGGCAACCGATGTAAAGACAAAAAAGAGGAAGGGAACGTCGAAGGGGTCTAACGCAGGATTGGACCACGCGCTTAAAGAGTCCAAAAGGCGGCTGGTAGACTCACACATCGCGGAGCAAAGAATCCGGCTGAAGCATGACAAGCCGTTGAAACAGAGATACTATcccaagaatccggccatgcagagggtgatcgACGAACAGATAGATGAGCTGATCCGGGCAggtgccatcgagccgtcgcgtagtccgcacagcgccccgATCGTCTTAGTCAAAAAGAAGACTGGCGAATGGCGCATGTGCATGGACTATCGgcaactcaacgcgcattGCATCCCAGATGCTTACCCTGTTCCCAGGATTAATCACATCCTTGAGCGGTTGCATCACGCAAGGTTCATCTCTATTCTGGATTTGAAGCCTgggtactggcagataccgacCGATTCACGGTCCTCGGAAGAGGTATTTTCCAATGACGGGTGATGCCATTGTGCGACCTTCCATCGAGCCTTAGATACGGCCTTAGGGCCGGAAATGGAGACGAAAGAGCAACATGTGGCGAACTTGAGAGAGGTGTTCCGCCGATTAATAGGAAGAAGTGCAGTttcttccgggagaggttGGTCTACCTAGGACATGTAATTTGTGTTGAAGGAATACGTACCGATCCAGAGAAGGTGGGGGCGATAAGTAACCTGAGGGCCCCGACAAATGTAAGGAGTTGCGGCAGTAtctcgggatggcgtcatggtacaggcgcTTCGTTCCCAACCTCGCAACTCAGGTACAGCCGTTCACAgcgctcttaaagaagggGCGGAAATGGGCATGGGATCACGAACAGGAGAAGGCATTGCATCAATTGAAggacgactgcccctgtgttaACTTGCCCAGACTTTTCCGCCAAATGCGTCCTACAGACTGACGCGAGCGAGTACGTCCTCGGCGCAGTGCTGATGCACTGCGTGCATCGTGTATTGAGACTCCAGCTCGGTAAGACGAGCCCAGATCTCCGACGAATGGCCGCcctcctgcacgtaggtggaTAGCCGCCTACGCAGCTCCTCTACGCGCCCGTCCTTTTCCAGCCCGAACTTCTGGGCGATGGCTACCAGCTCCTCCTTGCGCCGCTGGTGGATCCAACGCAAGTCTACCTCCGGGTTTTGGAACTCACCTGATTCTATTTTGAACATTCCACTCACTTATTTTTGTGGTGGTccaccaaaaaacaaaaacaaaaaaattcaatGATTATTgtcaattgttattattattattattccatttgtttattatttcttaaaaaaaactCCACCAATAATTgtcaattgttattattacaaGAATTTTGCTTCTTTatggatttattttatttcttttaatatatatatgtttttttaattattattatttatttatttttttcgttcacgccagcaaagaaaaaatacacaaaatctGTCCCTTTCTTTTCTCTCAACTTGAACTTCGTTATTTTGTAGTTCAGCTTCGTTTTGCTTCGTTTTAAACACACCGGTTCTCATTGCTTGCAGCGCACGCGAGTTGAGTTCGTCCCACTGTACAGCCTCTGTCAcgacgccttaacggcccTTCGACGGCGACGCGCGCGTCTGTGCACATGTGTGCAAGCGTGGTCTCGCTGTCTCCCGTCTGGCGCTGTACTTTTAAGTAAACGTACCGACCAACCATCTCTCTATGTTCACAACACCTACACTACCGAGTACAGATTCTAACGGGCCGTAGCCTCGCGCCATCTACATTAGTAAGCCTTGGTTTCTCACCACCTACACTAGCGAGCCTTGCCCTCGCACCAATTACGCTAGCGGGCCTTGGCttgcaccaactacactaacTGGCTACAGGCTCGCATCTCCTGCACTGCCGGGCTTTGGTCTCGCACCTCTTACACcatcgggccttggcctcgcaccaaccaCACTAGCCCCTTAGATTATTTCCGTTGTTTAGCACAAATATGACCGCCCAAAAATACAACGGTAAGCCATTATTTTCATAACTTTAATTATATCCACTTTGCtagttttattaactttttcccTGTTGGATCTACTAAACTAAGGCCCTGCCGCACTGCCCTGGCCCGCTGGACACCTCACTGTTATCACTCGCGCTCCTTTTCCCGACACGTCTACTCACTCGTCTACTGATCGTTCTCCAAAAAATGTCAGCATGCCCGCTAGCGATGCGTTCGCCTCGGCCGCTCAAgttcggagctttcgctcttcgccgccaaATTGAAGCTGCGCTCTCGAAGgcagtgttgagcaaccgatcggcaacgcacggttgcagcggcggcggctaAATTCAAACTTAATTCGAACTGGGCTCCTTGCCATTTACTGGCTTTAATACGTCGGCATCTTGTCTTAACTGTTGTTATTACTAATATAATgcttatataatatacaatgcttataccctataattataattaagaaTTGTGGGGTGGCTACCTTAGTGGTCGCCTCTCAGactttataaaaataagagAAGACTCCGAGCAGAATACTCTGTAATGCTGTTATAGTTATCACAGAGAACCCTGAACGGTATAATTAGTTGAGCAAAATTTAAGCGAAAGGGGTATAAAATTACGTGGTAGTCTAGTAGGGAtagataaatttaattgtCTAGTCAGCACAGAAGAGTCAAATTCAccagtaattaatttatgagTAAATATTACACCTAGCATGGTTCAAACTCCTTGAATCTCTTGTTGAAACCCATAACTATATTGCGGTATTAAACGCGGTCTTAATATGATAGTTGAATTTAAGTTTATGATCAAGGATGACACATAGATCATTAACTTCATTAAAAGTACTGTTAACCCGCTCGGGGGGTAATGCTAATATAGTTATCACAGAGAACCCTGAACGGTATAATTAGTTGAGCAAAATTTAAACGAAAGGGGTACAAAATTCCATGCTAGTCTAGTAGGGAtagataaatttaattgtCTAGTCAGAAGAGTCGATTTCAccagtaattaatttatgagTAAATATTACACCTAGCATGGTTCAAACTCCTTGACTCGCTTGTTGAAACCCATAACTATTTTGCGTTATTAAAcacgatcttaatatgatagTTGAATTTAAGTTTATGATCAAGGATGACACATAGATCATTAACTTCATTAAAAGTACTGTTAACCCGCTCGGGCGGTAAGCTATCAGGTTGTAAGAAACTAATTGATTAGGGCTTTTATAGAAAGTCATTACCTTACACTTAgatcaatttaatattaaaaggtTGGCTAGACATATCAGcttgtaaaataataatatcttTACATGCAGGGCATAATTTTACATTATCAGCATCGAGACTGTGAGTAAAGAGTAGTGGGctaagatgactaccttgggGATCACCGAAAGGCACCAGAATACGTTTATAAAACGAATTTCTGAGAAAAACCTTTTGGGTTCTATCAAGCAAATTCTCTAAAATCCAGTTCAAAAGATCGACTTGATAGTCGAAAAGGCATTATTTATAAATCAGCAAGAAGTGGTTGACAGACTCGAATCTCGTACAGAAATCAGTATGGATGACGTCAGTCTGCATTCTTTTATTAAACCCATCAATTCCAAACAAAGTAAACTCAAGAAGGTTTGTGGTTTTAGGTCTACGCTTCACTAACCCATGCTGAGAAGATGAAATAATAGATCTAAGCTTCAAGAACCCATGCTGGAAAGGTGAAATAATATAACTACATAAATTTCACAGTTGAGGTGTTACAATTCCCTCAAAAGCTTTAAGTATAGCGGCTACTTTGGAAATACCTTTGTAGTTTTCAACATCGGAATTACTCCTTTTCTCATGGAGAGCGATAAtgtcagttgagagtgattgacgtttttttcttgtgctccaagattcttatatatatttgtggcTTAActctgctttttatttaagatgttgcattttttgtgttttatttaaaaagctttttaattgtGCAAGGTATTATTCTGTTGTTGCAGcttaagtctgttaattattccATTTGAACGCGTCATCAGTTCCGTGTTGTGGTTATTgtctgttttgattcttttgcatTGGTGCTGTGCATACATTtgattgtgcgtgtgttcgctgctgCCTATTTcagcttgtgcatcgcgctctcacaattttttgctgttgctcttcacttcaaacaatttgtttgggaACGAGTAGTTATTTTTTGAGAGTTTACTTGCTGTAGTTTTGCACattgcttgttgtttttctctGCGCTCTCGAAACTTCTCCTTATCTTTTAACGCAGATAGAAAATATATCGGTTTCTTTACAGccacaattttttaattgctgGCTTTGTGAGAAAATTATGCATGCTAAATATAGGGGTCTCACTGTGTGTGATTGCGAAAAGATCGCTGCAATGGCCAGGAATGGTTgcgtggcttgcgttggtcatacccagaatgcatcgacaagcaaaatgatttttgcAGAATGTACAAATCTTTGAGAATAAATTTTTCACAtaatatgttcccaatcagtTGTGATCCCCAATTTTGGcatccacacatgattgttcaccaGTTCAAGCCAATCAAggaagaggttctagtcgggagctcccgactacgGAATACCCTGatccctcttattccaacactaaataaatttaaaaaatggtTCCCGCACCAGTAATTAAGaatttatgataaaaaaggatctaaaatagcattacagaaggTGGTGATAGGTattaaatgaaagatacttgacatcaTATCATTTTTGGTGACTCaatctcttattatttacccaatttggaTTCGATTCGGAttccatatctgattttgaggttttatcgaaacagaacttttctgttttagtacgcctaagGACGCTGAGATtatctcagttaaggtgtacTCTTATATtcctccttcttctgatatttaaatttatatgaaacatagtACTTGTCGTAAAGTTTTTTCTTCACATGTGCATGATAATGATCTATTAATGGTATTGGGTCTTGGTCATTATTAACTGCCGAGAAATATCTAGTTCCTACAGCACTAGTATTTGATAATGACTACTTAATTTGTAACATGTCTATGTCGCCTCCTTTATCACTTCCTGAGGATgcataacaatagccaggatgaGGTTTATATTGAGACCATCTTCCATCCTACTCTAACAGGCTTGTTCTTCTTAATCTTTTTGTTGTCCCTCTACATAAGCTGGTTGTAGGAGATATAGATTATCCTTTTCTTCTAGTCCAACCAGAatttatcgccccttattcttATTTACGTGTataacagattacgctatgcactgTCCTTATCGCGGGAAGTCAATGGCCATTCCCGGATATGAACAgagcatagcttgccggacaagCTGTAAGTTCCccctttttaattttaactaGTGTATACTATTATCTCCACTTACACTCTTCTTTTTTGCTGtgggctctaatagcgtcactaactctaactaggcttttagcatttaatttccattatatatgcataatctattgaataacaCTCGCTTTTCGActagtaataaataaataactaaatactTTGTTTCATTCGAAACAAGAACATCATAAAGTACTGGGGTGCTATTTAATTATTCACCCGATTACGGATATCAATATTTGTAAACTGCTAATTTGCAAGTTGATTTCAAATAGAGGCCTCAAAAGTTTGCTGAACGTTTATCATATTCGGTAAGACCTCATTCACGCCAACCATTTCAATGGAAGAGCTCGTGGCGGAGCGGCAATTCTTATCAGGAATAGCCTAAAATACATTGAGCTCTTATTGAACTTATTAAAATCAATACTGTGCTGGGTGATCTGAAAATTGCTATTATTCCAGAAGAAACAACCCGAAGGTGCAAGCGCAGCTCAGGCAGATCCAGACATAAAACCTCGACTGCTACTTTACTGGTGCGCCAACATACTGGACCCCCGGGGAGAATTCAGGTGATACGGGACGAGGATCTGTTTTCTGACCATGGCGCAGTCACCTCGTTACCCTGTACCAGCTGCAATATGCTTTGTACTTCTTTGTACTGTCATTAGTAATTATCCATCCCCAAACGCTATATataataagaaacaaaaaaaaatcgtttaCATTTTTCTTCATGTATCGATAACTGGTTGTCATTTCCCATATACTAAAATAAAGTTGAAATAAATAGCCAAAATTAGCTTTTCTTTGATGACGTGTATTATATGTAATGATTACttttgctgattttttttaaCGCGAATCCCCATGCAAAGTACTGCATACCACTTCCCGCCCAACCGACCGAGGGACGCAAAcgtcttaaaataaaaatataataaaaaaaaaaaacgatacaTACTACAAGTATGTGCACAAATActataacaaataataataagactTTTTACCTGCtaaatagtttaaaatatAAGACTTTATAAAAGGAAGAGAAGACTCCGAGCAGAATTCTCTGTAATGCTGTTATAGTCATCACAGGGAACCATGAACGGTTAGTCTATTAGGGTTAGAGAAATTTAATTGGCTAGTCAGCCCAGAAGAGTCGATTTCACCagtaattaatttgaataatattaCACTCTTGAATAATTATTACACTCAGCATGGCTCTACGACTAATCAAAGAAGAAAGGTTAATCATGAGAGAGATCTGCTGAAGTATGATGGTAACCGCACACGAGAATCCCTATTTAAGCCACGAAGGCCCAACAGCAAGAATTGTTTCTATACAGATTCAATAATGTCCTGATGGATAGCATATTGTGGTGACGAGATACATGAGGAATAATCAAGAATAGGTCGTACCAAAGATATATACAGTGTTTTTGTCGTGTACGGATCGTCATTATTCTGGCGTTATTGACCACTGTAGGAGTAGGCATTACGCACGTTTTAAGGTTGGGTAGGAGCGACTGCTCTTGTCGCTCCAGATACTTTTATTGATCTAACATTAAGTATTGCTAAACCTAAGGCTGAGCAGTCTTGGGTGGCGGCGCTGCCCTTTGTATATAACTCcttttatatataacatataaatcGAATATATGTGCCGTCAGCTAAACGGCCAGCTAGAGTACTAGCGGTCTGCGCTGCGAAATATAAGGCTGAGTTAATAAACCCAAGCGGCTctgcgcttttgtttttataccctggcagagggtattataattttgtcgtgaaatgtgtaaagcatagaaggagacatctccgaccttacaaactatatatattcttgatcagcatcaacagccgagttgatatagccatgtACGTCTGTCCCTCTGAACGTCTCTCCGTTtctctgtttctatgcgaactagtctctgaGCTTcaaagctatcttaataaaactttgcagaactttacacgcagtacatatgtcaaaaccagctggatcggaccactatatcatatagctgccataggaacgatcggtcgaaaacttattttttgtatgaaaaaacattttgtttatcaagatatcttgaccaaactcggc
This is a stretch of genomic DNA from Drosophila virilis strain 15010-1051.87 unplaced genomic scaffold, Dvir_AGI_RSII-ME tig00002033, whole genome shotgun sequence. It encodes these proteins:
- the LOC138911696 gene encoding uncharacterized protein; protein product: MLVAASRCAAGHKNIQALEDDCEEFDKRISDQDEAQEKVLGLWWLPGQDLLTLVVTPNLLAKASKERPTKRRVLSVIMSIFDPIGLLGFFNIRAKIILQNIWRSNIGWDDDLTNEDEADWQHWLDLVSNLNAVRIPRCMKWVSRTQAVQMHTFVDASMNAYAAVVFLRAELDGQLHYSVVAKKPTVAPLKPVSIPRMELMAAVLGLRLAKCIQKEMSVRIHRRTFWTDSKDVLYWIGSDARKFQ